One genomic segment of Helianthus annuus cultivar XRQ/B chromosome 14, HanXRQr2.0-SUNRISE, whole genome shotgun sequence includes these proteins:
- the LOC118486784 gene encoding peroxisomal and mitochondrial division factor 1-like, whose amino-acid sequence MEREEPKSPSRPEDSPLHEYSAGVAENVVDFQQFIDDVSEALEQDESFNVMTAKSYARKKSYIVKKLSELSSIHTALAEQFGYLIEDVSAYYATLTQNPHLESSDSDPPQDTQTLAPRFSTATGYDLLLKKDGGGFYLSKSTVKKPAIPPVNDDDKDSKALLEKISNLEEEVASLKRKNESLTVENDELKMEIEENIADDKVDDKVDDKDDDKAPKGLLGKISKLEQEVASLKRKNKSLTVENRKLKKDIEANIADMRLYMSKSKREYKTMENGFNESREIVKKLDGHLAGVIAEKIANQLDHESEMKAMNVKVNQYMTEIAQLKATHEKKEKIWKGVTGQLRQELTEKSALIGQQSEQMSKLSADKSSQNTLIDQLKTELDAVKSENARVIPSFDNVQKLIDELKLKVAELDSEVEKQVNVKSNKE is encoded by the exons ATGGAACGTGAAGAACCAAAATCACCCTCTCGACCAGAGGATAGTCCGCTACACGAATATTCTGCAGGCGTAGCAGAAAACGTTGTAG ACTTCCAGCAGTTTATTGATGATGTTTCCGAGGCGCTAGAACAAGATGAAAGTTTCAATGTAATGACAGCCAAAAGTTATGCTAGGAAGAAGTCTTATATTGTCAAAAAGTTATCAGAGTTATCATCGATACATACCGCGTTGGCTGAGCAATTCGGTTATTTGATTGAAGACGTCAGTGCGTACTATGCAACCCTGACGCAAAATCCGCATCTTGAGTCTTCAGATTCGGACCCTCCGCAAGATACTCAGACGCTTGCTCCTAGATTCAGTACAGCTACTGGCTATGATTTACTTTTGAAAAAGGATGGCGGTGGTTTTTATCTTTCTAAGTCAACTGTCAAGAAGCCTGCAATACCACCGGTCAATGATGATGACAAGGACTCTAAAGCCTTACTTGAAAAGATTTCCAATTTGGAAGAAGAGGTGGCGAGTTTGAAACGAAAAAATGAAAGTTTAACAGTCGAAAATGACGAGTTGAAGATGGAGATTGAAGAAAATATAGCAGATGACAAGGTTGATGACAAGGTTGATGACAAGGATGATGACAAGGCCCCTAAAGGCTTACTTGGAAAGATTTCCAAATTGGAACAAGAGGTGGCGAGTTTGAAACGAAAAAATAAAAGTTTAACAGTCGAAAATCGGAAGTTGAAGAAAGATATTGAAGCAAATATAGCAGATATGAGGCTGTACATGTCCAAGTCTAAACGGGAATATAAAACAATGGAAAACGGGTTTAACGAATCACGAGAGATTGTTAAGAAGCTTGATGGACACTTGGCTGGAGTTATAGCAGAGAAGATAGCTAATCAATTAGACCATGAGTCTGAAATGAAAGCAATGAATGTGAAGGTGAACCAGTACATGACCGAAATTGCACAGCTGAAAGCCACACATGAGAAGAAAGAGAAGATCTGGAAGGGTGTTACTGGCCAGTTAAGACAGGAACTAACGGAAAAATCTGCGTTAATTGGTCAACAAAGTGAGCAGATGAGCAAACTTTCTGCTGACAAGTCTTCTCAGAACACTTTAATTGATCAACTGAAAACTGAACTGGATGCAGTCAAATCTGAGAATGCGAGGGTAATTCCGTCCTTTGACAATGTACAAAAACTTATAGATGAACTGAAGCTGAAAGTGGCGGAACTGGATAGCGAGGTGGAGAAGCAGGTGAACGTTAAGTCAAATAAAGAGTAG